The following is a genomic window from Trueperaceae bacterium.
ACGCGAGCGTCAGCCCCCGTTGGAACGCACCGCTTCGAGGACGCTGTCGCCCGGTTCGAACTCGAGGAAGGCGCTGCCGGTGACCCCGTTCCGGATCCGCTGTTCGGCGGCTCCGTAGATCTCCTCGGGGTAGGCGAGATACCCGGTGTCGGCGATGAGCGGCTGAGCGTCGGGCGACACGCTGAACAGGGCGAAGTCGCGCAGCGTCTCGTCGTTCGCGAGCCTCTCTGCGTTGAAGTAGAGGAAGAGCGGGCGCGATAGCGGCGAGTAGGTGTTGCTGGCGATAGTTTCCGGGCTCGGCTCTACGCAGCCTTCGCCTGAGTCGATCCCCAGCACCTTCAGCCGATCCTGGTTCTCCGCGTAATAGGCGTAGCCGAAGAAGCCCATGGCGCCGGCGTCTCCAGCTACACCCTGGACCAGAACGTTGTCGTCCTCACTCGGGAAGAAGTCGGTGCGGATGGCGCCGCTATCCCCGTTGACAGCCTCGGTGAAGTAGTCGAAGGTTCCCGAATCGGTTCCGGCGCCGTAGAGGATTATCTCGCGATCGGGCCACTCGGGACGCACGTCCTGCCAGGTTTCGACCGTAGAGTCGGGACGCCAGATCTGGTGCAGCTCCTCGAGCGTCAGGCATGTAGCCCAGTCGTTCCGGGGGTTCACCACGACCGAGAGGCCGTCTGCAGCCACCGGCAGTTCGACGAACTCGATTCCGTTCGCGGCGCACAACTCTATCTCGCCCTGTTTGATGGGCCGGCTGGCGCCGGAAACGTCCGTCTCCCCCCGGCAGAACTTCTCGAATCCGGCGCCGGTGCCGGAGAAGGCGACGGTGATCCGGGCGCGGGGGTTGAGGATCTGGAACTCTTCTGCCAGCGCCAGGCTGATCGGATAGACGGTCGAGGAACCGTCGACCCGGACCTCCTGGGCCGATGCCCCGCCGAACAGAAGGGCTCCAACGATGACCGACACGAACATTATCGACCTCATCATCTGCGGTTCGACCTCCGCAACAAGACTAGAGGGCAGATGTCATGGTTTTGTCAGCCGTCAGCCGCTTCCTGCCGAGAACGGCCGCGCTCTGCCTGATGGGCACGAAGCGCGGCCGGTAAGTGCGAAAAGCGAGAGGTCAGCTGATCAGGCCGGGCTCGCCACCTTCGCAACGGGCGTTACAGCGGCCTCGTCCTCCTCGCCGGTGCGGATCCGGTAGACCTTCTCGAGCGGCGTCACGAACACCTTGCCATCACCGACCTCGCCGGTGCGGGCCGAGCGAAGCAGCGCCTCGACCGCCCTCTCGACATACGGCTCGGTCAGGGCGATGTCGAGTCGCAGCTTCTCGGCAAGCTCCATCTTCACGGTAGTACCGCGGTAT
Proteins encoded in this region:
- a CDS encoding P-II family nitrogen regulator, translating into MKLVTAVIRKEKLDAVLKALFEADIEGITVTPVRGHGGEAETVQTYRGTTVKMELAEKLRLDIALTEPYVERAVEALLRSARTGEVGDGKVFVTPLEKVYRIRTGEEDEAAVTPVAKVASPA
- a CDS encoding PstS family phosphate ABC transporter substrate-binding protein; the protein is MMRSIMFVSVIVGALLFGGASAQEVRVDGSSTVYPISLALAEEFQILNPRARITVAFSGTGAGFEKFCRGETDVSGASRPIKQGEIELCAANGIEFVELPVAADGLSVVVNPRNDWATCLTLEELHQIWRPDSTVETWQDVRPEWPDREIILYGAGTDSGTFDYFTEAVNGDSGAIRTDFFPSEDDNVLVQGVAGDAGAMGFFGYAYYAENQDRLKVLGIDSGEGCVEPSPETIASNTYSPLSRPLFLYFNAERLANDETLRDFALFSVSPDAQPLIADTGYLAYPEEIYGAAEQRIRNGVTGSAFLEFEPGDSVLEAVRSNGG